Proteins from one Impatiens glandulifera chromosome 2, dImpGla2.1, whole genome shotgun sequence genomic window:
- the LOC124928063 gene encoding chromatin remodeling protein EBS-like — MAKGRPSRSTMDSYTIKSINKTIRAGDCVLMRPSDPLKPSYVAKVDKIDSDSRENNVRVHVRWYYRPEESVGGRRLFHGSKELFLSDHYDVQSADTIEGKCTVHTFKSYTKLDAVGNDDFFCRFEYNSSTGAFNPDRVAVYCKCEMPYNPDDLMVQCEGCTDWFHPNCVDMTPEESKRVEHFYCHTCSTEDAKNLQNSQSDSRHSDTKVDTKRPRR; from the exons ATGGCGAAAGGCCGACCATCGAGATCAACTATGGATTCTTATACTATCAAATCAATCAATAAGACCATCAGAG CTGGAGATTGTGTTTTAATGAGACCCTCAGACCCGTTGAAGCCGTCCTATGTTGCTAAGGTTGATAAGATCGATTCTGACAGCAGAGAGAACAACGTTAGGGTCCATGTCCGTTGGTACTACCGACCGGAGGAATCAGTTGGTGGTCGCCGGCTTTTCCATGGCTCGAAGGAACTATTCCTCTCAGATCACTACGATGTGCAGAGTGCTGACACTATTGAGGGCAAGTGTACTGTCCACACATTCAAGAGCTATACTAAGCTAGATGCTGTCGGCAATGACGATTTCTTCTGTCGTTTCGAGTACAACTCGTCTACTGGAGCCTTCAATCCAGATAGAGTGGCTGT GTACTGCAAGTGTGAGATGCCTTACAATCCTGATGACTTAATGGTCCAATGCGAAGGCTGCACTGATTG GTTCCATCCAAATTGTGTAGACATGACTCCGGAGGAATCAAAACGAGTTGAACATTTCTATTGCCACACCTGTTCCACTGAGGATGCTAAGAATTTGCAGAATTCTCAATCTGATTCCAGACACTCAGATACAAAG GTGGATACAAAACGACCTAGGAGGTGA